Proteins encoded in a region of the Armatimonadota bacterium genome:
- the lnt gene encoding apolipoprotein N-acyltransferase, whose product MLWLAFPPVDYGWLAWIALVPLMLALRSLSRPRQGCLLGAVWGICFYGILLWWMQQFVARWTGSFWLGLVAWVALTLSQTLFAGAFGWGYALVNRLVQGAALPVAWTVALWIAVEWLRGAGAWGFLWGQLAVSQHRNLLPLQSAELLGAWGVSAWVMLVNTAIAESIAQRKPRPLAGAVEISLLLLLFGWWRLNLPPAPDRLTVLVVQPNVDTTRQWDAQMQQQTKASMLRAIDTAAREKVNMVLFPESLVPDATAYPFADIIRRATAQGITVLIGTFVEEYDRSYNTISAFSPDGSVDVYRKQHLVPWGEYVPFRQWTPWVERFGVVSADVSSGDQPTLLTAWRIGTPICFESTLPRIPCQMVQQGARLLCVATNDTWFGRSPAAEQHLAFCALRATETRRWVLRSATTGISAVFDAQGRCLRRADLFTEAGLRAEGVELRQEQTLYMRLGDTVAVVVVLALCVGWGLLAHRQAR is encoded by the coding sequence TTGCTATGGCTGGCGTTCCCGCCGGTGGACTACGGCTGGCTGGCGTGGATTGCGCTGGTGCCGCTGATGCTTGCGCTACGCTCCCTATCGCGTCCCCGACAGGGATGTCTTCTCGGTGCGGTGTGGGGAATCTGTTTCTACGGCATCCTGCTCTGGTGGATGCAGCAGTTTGTGGCGCGATGGACAGGCAGCTTCTGGCTGGGGCTGGTAGCGTGGGTTGCGCTGACGCTGTCGCAGACGCTGTTTGCAGGCGCGTTCGGATGGGGTTACGCACTGGTCAACCGGCTCGTGCAGGGTGCCGCTCTGCCTGTTGCGTGGACGGTGGCATTGTGGATAGCGGTCGAGTGGCTGCGCGGGGCGGGAGCTTGGGGCTTTTTGTGGGGGCAGCTGGCGGTATCACAGCACCGCAACCTTCTGCCTTTGCAGAGTGCAGAACTGCTGGGCGCGTGGGGGGTGAGTGCATGGGTGATGCTGGTGAACACGGCGATCGCAGAATCTATAGCCCAGCGAAAGCCTCGTCCGCTCGCAGGCGCGGTGGAAATCTCCCTGTTGCTACTGCTGTTCGGGTGGTGGAGGCTGAACCTGCCGCCTGCTCCTGACCGCCTCACCGTGCTGGTTGTACAGCCCAACGTGGATACCACCCGCCAATGGGATGCGCAGATGCAACAACAAACCAAAGCGAGCATGTTGCGTGCAATAGACACCGCCGCCCGCGAAAAGGTGAATATGGTGCTTTTCCCGGAATCGCTTGTGCCCGACGCAACCGCTTATCCCTTTGCCGATATCATCCGGCGAGCAACTGCGCAAGGCATCACCGTGCTCATCGGCACTTTTGTAGAAGAATATGACAGAAGCTATAACACCATCTCTGCCTTCTCGCCTGACGGCAGCGTAGATGTTTACCGTAAACAGCACCTGGTGCCCTGGGGCGAGTATGTGCCTTTCCGCCAGTGGACGCCGTGGGTGGAGCGTTTTGGCGTGGTCAGCGCAGATGTCTCATCGGGTGATCAACCGACGTTATTAACCGCGTGGCGCATCGGTACGCCTATTTGCTTCGAGTCCACACTCCCCCGAATCCCCTGCCAGATGGTGCAGCAGGGGGCACGCCTGCTGTGCGTGGCGACCAACGACACGTGGTTTGGACGCTCACCCGCGGCGGAGCAACACCTTGCCTTTTGCGCTCTGCGGGCAACGGAAACGCGCCGGTGGGTATTGCGCTCCGCGACAACGGGCATCTCGGCGGTGTTCGACGCGCAGGGACGATGCCTGCGAAGGGCTGATCTGTTCACTGAAGCAGGGTTGCGAGCAGAGGGAGTAGAACTTCGGCAGGAGCAGACGCTGTATATGAGGCTGGGGGATACTGTAGCTGTGGTTGTCGTGTTGGCTTTGTGCGTGGGGTGGGGCTTATTGGCTCACAGACAAGCCCGGTAG
- a CDS encoding branched chain amino acid aminotransferase — MRRFVNLNGQMVSSAEAKIDLYDHGFLYGDGVFEGIRVYNGRIFKLQEHVDRLYHSARALMIGIPISKEEMTERIKSVVRENDETNCYIRVTVSRGVGLGLDPKHIRLEPTIAISTADLALYPPEMYENGLQVVTVSTRIPPAQCLDPRIKSLGRYINNILAKMEANRVGAGEGLMLNVEGYVAEATGDNLFIVKNGVLHTPPPSAGILAGITRATVMMLAERIGIPVRETMMTLYDVYTADEAFLTGTAAEVIPMVTLDERPIGTGKPGDVTHRIIAAFREHTQSSGTPV; from the coding sequence ATGCGACGTTTTGTGAACTTGAACGGACAGATGGTCTCGTCTGCAGAAGCGAAGATTGACCTGTATGATCACGGCTTTCTGTATGGCGACGGCGTTTTCGAAGGCATCCGCGTTTACAACGGACGCATCTTCAAACTGCAGGAGCATGTGGATCGCCTGTACCACAGCGCCCGTGCGCTGATGATTGGCATCCCCATCAGCAAGGAGGAGATGACCGAGCGCATCAAATCGGTGGTGCGCGAGAACGACGAAACGAACTGCTATATCCGCGTGACGGTTTCGCGAGGTGTAGGATTAGGGCTAGACCCGAAGCACATTCGTTTGGAGCCGACCATTGCCATCTCTACCGCCGACCTCGCGCTCTATCCGCCGGAGATGTACGAGAACGGCTTGCAGGTGGTTACCGTTTCCACACGCATTCCGCCCGCGCAGTGTCTGGACCCACGCATCAAGTCGCTCGGGCGATATATCAACAATATCCTCGCCAAGATGGAGGCGAACCGTGTGGGTGCAGGCGAAGGGCTGATGCTGAACGTCGAAGGTTATGTCGCCGAAGCCACAGGAGATAACCTTTTCATCGTCAAGAACGGGGTATTGCACACGCCGCCGCCCTCTGCAGGCATTCTCGCTGGCATCACCCGAGCCACCGTGATGATGCTGGCGGAAAGGATAGGCATCCCCGTCCGAGAGACGATGATGACCCTGTACGATGTGTACACCGCCGATGAGGCGTTCCTTACCGGCACCGCTGCCGAGGTGATACCGATGGTCACGCTGGATGAACGCCCTATCGGCACAGGTAAGCCGGGCGATGTGACGCATCGCATTATCGCCGCCTTCCGGGAACACACGCAAAGCAGTGGCACACCTGTCTGA